A single genomic interval of Patescibacteria group bacterium harbors:
- a CDS encoding glycogen/starch synthase, whose translation MKKNLKIVHISAEVSPYSKTGGLGEVIRYLPRSLYRLGYKVIVITPYYGIIKKNNWPIENLPYKISIKLAGRNYQVGFKKIISPDKYPVFFVCQEKLFGSRYKEKIYDYPDNGLRFYLFNLAAIELVKILKFDPQIFHVHDWHTGLVPYLLKTKYKKDPDLKNVGTLLTIHNLNWQSPTDWWKIPKEQRDNGKNPLPNTVEELQNINFMKRGIIYADVINTVSERYAQEILTPQFGCELDFFLKQRLKDIYGIINGIDYTVFNPRFDPALYVNYRANSLEKKVENKIILQKKFGLKIDPRIPLIGLANRLSEQKGFELIIQILDFLLKLNLQIAIVGSGDENYTEFFRKKAKKHPKKLLFFYPFKEDMERKIYAASDFYLMPSRFEPCGISQLISLRYGSIPIVHEVGGLSDTIVDYNPQTLRGNGFVLSTYHPQDLLFTIARALENYKRKNIWQKIVRQAMRESYSWKLPAKKYVILYRKIVKKLRK comes from the coding sequence ATGAAAAAAAACCTTAAAATTGTTCATATCAGCGCTGAGGTATCGCCTTATTCAAAAACCGGCGGGTTGGGCGAAGTAATCAGATATTTACCGCGCTCTCTCTATCGCTTGGGGTACAAAGTAATTGTTATCACCCCTTATTACGGCATAATTAAAAAAAATAATTGGCCGATTGAAAATTTGCCGTATAAAATATCCATTAAATTGGCTGGCCGAAATTATCAAGTTGGTTTTAAAAAAATCATTTCTCCGGATAAATATCCGGTTTTTTTTGTCTGCCAGGAAAAATTATTCGGTTCCAGATATAAAGAAAAAATTTACGACTATCCGGATAACGGCTTGAGATTTTATCTGTTTAATTTAGCGGCCATAGAATTGGTTAAAATTTTAAAATTTGATCCGCAGATTTTTCATGTTCACGACTGGCATACCGGATTGGTTCCTTATTTATTGAAAACAAAATATAAAAAAGATCCTGATTTGAAAAATGTCGGTACACTGCTGACGATTCATAATTTAAATTGGCAATCGCCAACTGATTGGTGGAAAATTCCCAAAGAACAAAGAGATAATGGGAAAAATCCACTACCCAACACCGTAGAGGAATTGCAAAATATAAATTTCATGAAGAGGGGGATTATTTATGCTGATGTTATCAATACAGTCAGTGAGCGTTATGCTCAAGAAATTTTAACCCCGCAATTCGGTTGTGAATTGGATTTCTTTTTAAAGCAAAGATTAAAAGATATTTATGGCATTATTAATGGCATAGACTATACGGTTTTCAATCCTCGTTTTGATCCGGCTCTTTATGTAAATTATCGCGCCAATTCTTTGGAAAAAAAAGTGGAAAATAAAATTATTCTCCAAAAAAAGTTTGGTCTGAAAATTGATCCGAGAATTCCTTTAATCGGGTTGGCAAATCGTTTATCCGAACAGAAAGGATTTGAATTGATTATCCAAATTTTGGATTTTCTTTTGAAATTAAATCTTCAGATAGCCATTGTCGGCAGTGGAGATGAAAATTATACGGAGTTTTTCAGAAAAAAAGCCAAGAAACACCCGAAGAAATTATTATTCTTTTATCCGTTTAAAGAAGACATGGAAAGGAAAATTTATGCCGCTTCGGATTTTTATTTAATGCCGTCGCGATTTGAACCTTGCGGAATCTCGCAATTGATCAGTTTGCGCTACGGTTCAATCCCGATTGTTCACGAAGTGGGCGGGCTCTCCGACACGATTGTTGACTACAATCCGCAAACATTACGCGGCAATGGTTTTGTCCTCTCCACTTATCATCCTCAGGATTTATTGTTTACCATCGCCAGGGCCTTGGAAAATTATAAAAGAAAAAATATTTGGCAAAAAATAGTCCGCCAAGCGATGAGAGAGTCATATTCTTGGAAATTACCGGCTAAAAAATACGTGATTTTATATCGTAAAATAGTTAAAAAATTGAGAAAATAA
- a CDS encoding glycosyltransferase: MFIEFCLPIYNEEKILKNNILKLLNYCNSQNFNFDWQIIILNNGSTDNSEKILRELNKEYPQKIKIDNIQQPGKGRAIKLYCLKSQADIIVYMDIDLAVSLKNIPDLIDPIIKERYDLVVGSRLLSTSKIERSFIRSLSSKVYNWLSKILFNHNLSDLQCGFKAIKADIFKKIIPYINDNKWFFDTELIIFTKYFGYKIKEIPVDWQENRYDQRKTKVRLLKDSFNFILNLVKLKMRLYKGF, from the coding sequence ATGTTTATAGAATTTTGCCTGCCAATTTATAACGAAGAAAAAATATTAAAAAATAACATTTTAAAGCTATTGAATTATTGCAATAGTCAAAATTTTAATTTTGACTGGCAAATAATTATTCTTAATAATGGCTCGACGGATAATTCTGAAAAAATTTTACGAGAATTGAATAAAGAATATCCTCAAAAAATAAAGATAGATAACATCCAACAACCGGGCAAAGGACGAGCTATAAAGTTATATTGCCTAAAAAGCCAAGCTGATATTATTGTTTATATGGATATTGATTTGGCTGTTTCTTTAAAGAATATCCCTGACTTGATTGATCCAATTATTAAAGAAAGATATGACTTGGTGGTTGGATCCAGATTGTTGTCGACTTCAAAAATAGAAAGATCTTTTATCAGAAGTTTAAGTTCAAAAGTTTATAATTGGTTGTCAAAAATATTGTTTAATCATAATCTCTCCGACCTGCAATGTGGATTTAAAGCGATTAAAGCCGATATTTTTAAAAAAATTATCCCTTATATTAATGACAATAAATGGTTTTTTGACACGGAATTAATTATTTTTACCAAATATTTTGGTTATAAAATAAAAGAGATACCGGTTGATTGGCAAGAAAACAGGTATGATCAAAGAAAAACCAAGGTTCGCTTATTGAAAGATAGTTTTAATTTTATCTTGAATTTAGTAAAATTAAAAATGCGGCTTTATAAAGGGTTTTAA
- a CDS encoding pilin has product MIIVNSLVVCDKIYNFMTKKFYFLLILNCLVVGSLLLIHPCMAQNAANTANTVVSEEELELPQPLGHRSIPVIIGDVLKYILGFVGVIALVMFIYGGFTWMTSGGNADKIKTGKNAIVWAILGMAFIFLSYAIVEFLLKAFANK; this is encoded by the coding sequence ATGATTATCGTGAATTCTTTAGTGGTTTGCGATAAAATATACAACTTTATGACTAAAAAATTTTACTTTCTTTTAATTTTAAATTGTTTGGTAGTTGGCTCTTTATTATTGATTCATCCTTGTATGGCACAGAATGCTGCTAATACTGCCAATACAGTTGTGTCCGAAGAAGAGTTAGAGCTACCTCAACCATTGGGTCATCGATCCATCCCTGTTATTATTGGTGATGTTTTAAAATATATTTTGGGATTTGTTGGTGTTATCGCTCTAGTAATGTTTATTTATGGAGGTTTTACTTGGATGACTTCAGGTGGTAATGCGGATAAAATAAAGACCGGCAAGAACGCTATTGTTTGGGCAATTCTGGGTATGGCTTTCATATTTTTAAGCTACGCCATAGTCGAATTTCTTTTAAAAGCTTTCGCAAATAAATAA
- a CDS encoding pilin, translated as MKKCLLAMTLVLVVGLVMPLVANAQEMNNGLENFRSAANYGNTDLPTAMGRIMSIVLGFLGLVCAVIIISGGFKWMTSSGDETKIAEAKKLMAAGVIGIIIVVLAYAVASYLTARIQDVTN; from the coding sequence ATGAAAAAATGTTTATTAGCAATGACTTTGGTCTTAGTGGTGGGTTTAGTTATGCCATTAGTCGCTAATGCGCAAGAAATGAACAATGGTTTAGAGAACTTCCGCAGCGCCGCGAATTATGGTAATACCGACCTCCCTACCGCCATGGGTAGAATTATGAGCATTGTCTTGGGCTTTTTAGGTTTAGTCTGCGCAGTCATCATTATCTCCGGTGGTTTTAAATGGATGACTTCAAGTGGCGATGAAACTAAAATTGCTGAAGCCAAGAAATTAATGGCTGCTGGTGTAATTGGTATTATTATCGTTGTCTTAGCCTATGCTGTTGCCAGTTATCTTACTGCAAGAATACAAGATGTTACGAATTAA
- a CDS encoding pilin: MKKLDQKQKVFYILLIAVFLISIWLPNMVRPNVLAEEPDSLQLLNQTGQQANLKSNTDLPTSIGRIVKIILGLSGLILTILLIVGGVMWMISGGQEKQISQAKALMLSAIVGLVIILLSYAIATFVINSLNPPQKIGLGS, translated from the coding sequence ATGAAAAAACTCGACCAAAAGCAGAAGGTCTTTTATATCTTGTTGATAGCCGTGTTCTTAATCAGTATCTGGTTACCGAATATGGTTAGACCGAATGTTTTAGCCGAGGAGCCAGATTCTTTACAACTTTTGAATCAAACCGGTCAGCAAGCCAATCTTAAATCCAACACTGACTTACCGACTTCTATAGGTAGAATTGTTAAGATTATCCTCGGATTAAGCGGATTAATTCTGACAATTTTATTGATAGTTGGCGGAGTAATGTGGATGATTTCCGGTGGTCAGGAAAAACAAATTAGTCAGGCTAAGGCCTTGATGCTTAGCGCAATAGTAGGATTAGTGATTATTCTCTTATCCTACGCGATTGCCACTTTTGTTATTAATTCATTAAACCCGCCGCAAAAAATTGGTTTGGGATCTTAA
- the ruvC gene encoding crossover junction endodeoxyribonuclease RuvC has protein sequence MIILGIDPGVATTGYGVIKTEGNNKWSAIDYGCILTSSKTVFAKRLSKIFNELKILIKKYKPEKIVVEKIYFAKNVKTAFQVGEARGVIVLSADLNDVPVCELTPLQVKQALTGYGQASKQQIQKMVKLVLRLKEIPRPDDAADALAIAIAGAQMKNFLD, from the coding sequence ATGATTATTTTAGGTATAGATCCTGGCGTGGCCACTACCGGCTACGGCGTGATTAAAACAGAAGGCAATAATAAATGGTCAGCCATAGATTACGGGTGTATTCTTACTTCGTCTAAAACCGTTTTTGCAAAAAGATTGTCTAAAATTTTCAATGAACTGAAAATTTTGATTAAAAAATACAAACCTGAAAAAATTGTTGTAGAAAAAATTTATTTTGCCAAAAACGTTAAAACAGCCTTTCAAGTCGGGGAAGCGAGAGGGGTGATAGTTTTGAGTGCGGATTTAAATGACGTCCCGGTTTGCGAACTGACACCATTGCAAGTTAAACAAGCCCTAACAGGTTATGGACAGGCCTCAAAACAGCAAATTCAGAAAATGGTCAAATTGGTGCTTAGGCTCAAGGAAATTCCCAGGCCCGACGATGCGGCTGACGCTTTAGCAATCGCTATTGCCGGAGCGCAAATGAAGAATTTCTTGGATTAA
- a CDS encoding extracellular solute-binding protein has product MSKQKIQIAVIFLTAVFLITTGFGCAGTPKKLAEKIQPINLVYWRTTDDQGAFDSIINGFHAKYPHVSITYRLIRPEEYEQTLLEAWAEDKGPDIFSIPNTWLRKYQTKISPLNIPDELSLARKVTTGTFKKETKVVEEKKKTPVLRELQEKYVDTVPKDVIIDNKLYGLPLSLDILVLYYNKELLNNAGIVNPPANWQEFADDVRLLTFKDKDGNFVQSGTALGGIDNVANLSDILSLLMLQNGTTMISESGQASFNRPAVDDASYFPGEEALRFYTDFATPGKEIYCWNEKMTNSLDAFIQGKTAFLFGYSDFLPTIKEKAPKLNFDIIKAPQITGSLKEVNFASYPIETISKKNTHPDESWAFLLYATEEANNKTFLEKTKHPTAIRSLIQFQLEDFDLAPFVKGVLTAQTWYQGKNYSLVEESFKEMVRNVLTGTKEIKQALDYCVQKVNLTL; this is encoded by the coding sequence ATGTCAAAACAAAAAATACAAATTGCTGTAATTTTTCTAACTGCTGTTTTTTTGATAACCACCGGTTTTGGTTGCGCGGGTACTCCTAAAAAATTGGCAGAAAAAATTCAGCCGATTAATTTAGTTTATTGGCGAACAACTGATGATCAAGGCGCTTTTGACAGTATTATCAATGGATTTCACGCGAAATATCCTCATGTTTCCATTACTTACAGATTAATCAGACCGGAAGAATATGAGCAAACATTACTTGAAGCTTGGGCGGAAGATAAGGGGCCGGATATTTTTTCCATTCCCAATACTTGGCTAAGAAAATATCAAACCAAGATTTCACCGTTGAATATTCCTGATGAATTGTCCTTGGCCAGAAAAGTGACCACCGGAACTTTCAAAAAAGAAACAAAAGTGGTTGAAGAAAAAAAGAAAACCCCTGTTTTAAGAGAACTGCAAGAAAAATATGTTGATACGGTGCCAAAGGATGTGATTATTGATAATAAACTTTACGGTTTGCCTTTATCCCTTGATATTTTAGTTCTCTATTATAATAAAGAACTTTTAAATAATGCCGGTATTGTTAATCCGCCGGCTAATTGGCAGGAATTTGCCGATGACGTCAGGCTTTTGACATTCAAAGATAAAGATGGTAATTTTGTGCAATCAGGAACAGCTCTAGGCGGAATTGATAATGTCGCCAATTTGTCGGATATTTTATCTCTTTTAATGCTGCAAAATGGCACAACCATGATTAGCGAGAGCGGCCAAGCATCTTTTAATCGTCCGGCGGTTGATGACGCAAGTTATTTCCCGGGCGAAGAAGCTTTAAGATTTTATACTGATTTTGCCACACCGGGCAAAGAAATTTATTGCTGGAATGAAAAAATGACAAATTCTTTAGACGCTTTTATTCAAGGAAAAACAGCTTTCTTGTTCGGCTATTCTGATTTCTTGCCGACCATTAAAGAAAAAGCGCCAAAATTAAATTTTGATATTATTAAAGCCCCGCAAATTACCGGATCATTAAAAGAGGTTAATTTTGCCAGTTATCCGATAGAAACAATTTCCAAAAAAAATACTCACCCTGATGAATCTTGGGCGTTTCTTTTATATGCCACTGAAGAAGCGAATAATAAAACTTTCTTGGAAAAAACCAAGCATCCGACCGCGATTCGTTCTTTAATTCAATTTCAATTGGAAGATTTTGATTTAGCTCCGTTTGTCAAAGGCGTGCTAACGGCTCAAACTTGGTATCAAGGGAAAAATTATTCCTTAGTGGAAGAATCTTTTAAGGAGATGGTAAGAAATGTTTTAACCGGCACAAAAGAAATTAAACAAGCCCTTGATTATTGCGTTCAAAAAGTAAATTTAACTTTATAA
- a CDS encoding bifunctional phosphoglucose/phosphomannose isomerase — protein sequence MTILDDLKQIRKIDKLKMADFISELPEQCLAAYEQALKISLPKDCHEVKNIIICGMGGSAIGGELAKDLVQNKITVPIIINRDFNLPILVDEKSLVILVSYSGNTQETINCFKQSLKTKAKKFVITGGGELEKMAKKENCPIFKFKYSAPPRASLAYLFIPILVIFEKMGLVNLKSWQITESLKELQKINKNFKPETLTEKNKAKFLAYSVFDRLPIIIAPSHFSSLANRLKNQLAENGKNFAFSETWPEIFHNFIESRLPLRMEDDLIYLFLDDLNQDKEIKKSLISFQDLLDKKRNYKETISPFGENYFTQFLSFILISDWLSFYLAILNQSDPTPVENINWLKKQL from the coding sequence ATGACTATTTTAGACGATTTGAAACAAATTAGAAAAATAGACAAATTAAAAATGGCTGACTTCATTTCTGAACTGCCGGAACAATGTTTGGCGGCTTATGAGCAAGCTCTAAAAATATCTCTGCCCAAAGATTGTCATGAAGTGAAAAATATCATTATCTGCGGCATGGGTGGATCGGCTATTGGCGGTGAATTGGCTAAAGATTTGGTCCAAAATAAAATTACTGTTCCGATTATCATCAATCGTGATTTTAATTTACCGATTTTGGTTGATGAAAAAAGCTTGGTGATTCTAGTCAGTTATTCCGGCAATACTCAAGAAACCATAAACTGCTTTAAACAATCCTTAAAAACAAAAGCAAAAAAATTTGTCATTACCGGCGGCGGTGAATTGGAAAAAATGGCAAAAAAAGAAAATTGCCCTATTTTTAAATTTAAATATTCGGCGCCTCCTCGGGCTTCTCTGGCCTATTTGTTTATACCAATCTTGGTTATTTTTGAAAAAATGGGTCTGGTAAATTTAAAATCATGGCAAATTACCGAATCTTTAAAAGAACTTCAAAAAATCAATAAAAATTTTAAACCTGAAACATTGACGGAAAAAAATAAAGCCAAATTCTTGGCTTATTCTGTTTTTGATCGCCTGCCGATTATTATCGCTCCATCTCATTTTTCTTCTTTGGCTAATCGTCTGAAAAATCAATTGGCGGAAAACGGTAAAAATTTCGCTTTTTCCGAAACCTGGCCGGAAATTTTTCATAATTTCATTGAAAGTCGTCTACCCTTACGAATGGAAGACGATCTTATTTATTTATTTTTGGACGATTTAAATCAAGATAAAGAAATTAAAAAATCTTTAATATCTTTTCAAGATTTATTGGATAAAAAAAGAAATTACAAAGAAACAATTTCTCCTTTTGGCGAAAATTATTTCACTCAATTTTTATCTTTTATTTTAATAAGCGATTGGTTAAGCTTTTATTTGGCTATTTTGAATCAATCTGACCCCACCCCGGTTGAAAACATTAATTGGTTAAAAAAACAATTATAA
- a CDS encoding YebC/PmpR family DNA-binding transcriptional regulator, whose protein sequence is MSGHSKWAKLKHFKGALDIKKSNIFTKMAHAVTIAAREGGGDPVSNFKLRLAMEKARQANVPKDNIERAVKKGTGELGGEQIEEVIYEAFGPEGIMIVIKALTDNKNRTTGSLRRIFNKYNGSLGGQNSVLWMFERKGVIRASVSPESSIKLDDLELKIIDLGVDDVKPEDDGLMIYCKSENLQKIKEGLEKENIKIDYADIEWVAKDPIKVDESIQKKLETIIEEIEDDQDVEECYSNVE, encoded by the coding sequence ATGAGTGGACATAGCAAATGGGCAAAATTAAAACATTTTAAAGGGGCTTTAGATATTAAAAAAAGCAATATTTTCACTAAAATGGCGCATGCGGTTACTATTGCCGCCCGGGAAGGCGGCGGCGATCCTGTCTCTAATTTTAAGCTTCGCCTGGCTATGGAAAAAGCCAGACAGGCTAATGTGCCAAAAGACAACATTGAGAGGGCCGTTAAAAAAGGAACAGGCGAATTGGGAGGAGAACAAATTGAAGAAGTTATTTATGAAGCTTTTGGCCCTGAAGGAATAATGATTGTAATTAAGGCTTTAACTGATAATAAAAATCGAACTACCGGCAGCTTAAGGCGCATTTTTAATAAATATAACGGTTCTTTGGGCGGTCAAAATTCTGTTTTATGGATGTTTGAAAGAAAGGGAGTGATTCGAGCTTCTGTTTCACCGGAAAGCAGCATAAAATTAGATGATTTGGAATTAAAAATTATTGATTTAGGGGTTGATGATGTTAAACCCGAAGATGACGGATTAATGATTTATTGCAAGTCAGAAAATTTGCAAAAAATTAAAGAAGGTCTGGAAAAAGAAAATATAAAAATAGATTATGCCGATATAGAATGGGTTGCCAAAGACCCGATTAAAGTGGATGAATCAATTCAAAAAAAATTGGAAACTATTATTGAAGAAATTGAAGACGATCAGGATGTTGAAGAGTGTTATTCTAATGTTGAGTAA
- the tyrS gene encoding tyrosine--tRNA ligase — protein MKIIIDEKLIDEILSRSVVEILPSREKLKKELLSGKPLRIYIGADPTGPALHIGHATNYIILEKLRKLGHKIIILIGDFTARIGDPTDKSATRVQLTREDVVKNTKTWLKQLKPIIAIDDKKNPVEIAYNHDWFSKMSFEEVIKLASNFTVQRMLERDMFAKRLKEEKPIYLHEFFYPLMQGFDSVHLDVDVEMCGNDQKFNALAGRTLVQRYKNKEKFVFITTLLENPITKEKMMSKSQGTGIFLDMSGGDMFRGIMKQPDENIVQLFIDCTLMSLEEINKIKDQLVQKSVNPRDIKMRLAFEITKLYHDEKSAQEAEANFIACKSEKVVKLEKNDLEDKLIDILVMIKEASSKSEARRLIEQGSVEVNGQVIKDWKYKLEVPKWPRTPAMWDIKVGKRGSVTIKR, from the coding sequence ATGAAAATCATTATTGACGAAAAATTAATAGATGAAATTTTAAGCCGAAGCGTGGTTGAAATTTTGCCATCAAGAGAAAAGTTGAAAAAAGAACTTTTGTCCGGCAAGCCTTTGAGAATTTATATCGGGGCGGATCCAACCGGACCGGCTTTGCATATCGGCCACGCGACAAATTATATAATTTTAGAAAAATTAAGAAAATTGGGGCACAAAATAATTATTTTAATCGGTGATTTTACTGCTCGCATCGGCGATCCGACGGACAAATCAGCAACCAGAGTTCAATTGACCCGGGAAGATGTTGTTAAAAACACGAAAACTTGGTTAAAACAATTAAAACCGATTATCGCCATTGATGACAAGAAAAATCCGGTGGAAATAGCTTATAATCACGATTGGTTCTCAAAAATGTCTTTTGAAGAGGTGATTAAATTGGCGTCTAATTTTACGGTTCAAAGAATGCTGGAAAGAGATATGTTTGCCAAAAGATTGAAAGAAGAAAAACCGATTTATTTGCATGAATTTTTTTATCCGCTGATGCAGGGTTTTGACAGCGTGCACCTTGATGTGGACGTTGAAATGTGCGGCAATGATCAAAAATTCAACGCCTTGGCAGGAAGAACTTTAGTGCAAAGATATAAAAATAAAGAAAAGTTTGTATTTATCACCACCTTGCTTGAAAATCCGATTACAAAAGAAAAAATGATGTCAAAAAGTCAGGGAACGGGGATCTTTTTGGATATGTCAGGAGGGGATATGTTTAGAGGAATAATGAAACAGCCAGATGAAAATATTGTTCAACTTTTTATTGATTGCACATTAATGAGTCTTGAAGAAATAAATAAAATAAAAGATCAGCTTGTTCAAAAATCAGTTAATCCGCGAGATATTAAAATGCGTCTTGCTTTTGAAATTACAAAATTGTATCACGACGAAAAATCGGCTCAAGAAGCGGAGGCCAACTTCATTGCATGTAAAAGTGAGAAGGTTGTTAAGTTGGAAAAAAATGATTTAGAAGATAAATTAATCGATATTTTAGTAATGATAAAAGAGGCCTCAAGTAAAAGTGAAGCCAGAAGATTAATTGAACAAGGCAGTGTTGAAGTAAATGGTCAAGTGATTAAAGACTGGAAATATAAGTTAGAAGTTCCAAAATGGCCCCGGACGCCGGCGATGTGGGATATTAAAGTCGGTAAAAGAGGATCTGTTACAATTAAACGATAA
- a CDS encoding pilin: protein MKKIIFIIFIAIFLISIGSFANAQKYERIIGTKNITENGVLKTQNIISSCTCGVEDEGKKCDCFCQGTNNVTNCHVGGLINQPICACCGDCTVNDFERLYLNLANIILKYLGVIALVLFIFGGISWMTSAGSEEKVKKGKAIIMGAVVGMVIVLSAYVIVQALMQALHTESYLSQEKCQVDQVDDGSCIEAGSRYNDYKDNKVEGFKCSAGKCSGTTTICCKETK from the coding sequence ATGAAAAAAATAATTTTTATAATTTTTATCGCCATTTTTTTAATTTCAATCGGCAGCTTTGCTAATGCTCAAAAATACGAAAGAATTATCGGCACAAAAAATATTACTGAAAACGGTGTATTAAAAACTCAAAATATAATTTCCAGTTGTACTTGTGGCGTCGAAGACGAAGGGAAAAAATGTGATTGTTTCTGTCAGGGAACCAATAATGTAACGAATTGTCATGTGGGTGGATTAATTAATCAACCGATTTGCGCTTGTTGCGGCGATTGTACGGTTAATGATTTCGAAAGGTTGTATTTAAATCTTGCCAATATAATTTTAAAATATTTAGGAGTGATTGCTTTGGTTCTGTTTATTTTTGGCGGAATATCATGGATGACCTCTGCCGGTTCTGAAGAAAAAGTTAAAAAAGGCAAGGCTATTATTATGGGAGCGGTTGTTGGAATGGTTATAGTTCTAAGCGCCTATGTTATAGTCCAAGCATTAATGCAGGCCCTCCACACGGAAAGTTATTTATCGCAAGAAAAATGTCAGGTTGATCAAGTTGACGATGGTTCATGTATTGAAGCGGGATCCAGATATAATGATTATAAAGACAATAAAGTGGAAGGTTTTAAATGCAGTGCAGGTAAATGTTCAGGCACAACAACCATCTGCTGTAAAGAAACAAAATAG